The following proteins are encoded in a genomic region of Vulpes vulpes isolate BD-2025 chromosome X, VulVul3, whole genome shotgun sequence:
- the GJB1 gene encoding gap junction beta-1 protein, which yields MNWTGLYTLLSGVNRHSTAIGRVWLSVIFIFRIMVLVVAAESVWGDEKSSFICNTLQPGCNSVCYDHFFPISHVRLWSLQLILVSTPALLVAMHVAHQQHIEKKMLRLEGHGDPLHLEEVKRHKVHISGTLWWTYVISVVFRLLFEAAFMYVFYLLYPGYAMVRLVKCEAYPCPNTVDCFVSRPTEKTVFTVFMLAASGICIILNVAEVVYLIIRACARRAQRRSNPPSRKGSGFGHRLSPEYKQNEINKLLSEQDGSLKDILRRSPGTGAGLAEKSDRCSAC from the coding sequence ATGAACTGGACAGGTTTGTACACCTTGCTCAGTGGCGTGAACCGGCACTCTACCGCCATTGGCCGGGTATGGCTCTCCGTCATCTTCATATTCAGGATCATGGTGTTGGTGGTGGCCGCGGAGAGTGTGTGGGGTGACGAGAAGTCCTCCTTCATCTGCAACACCCTTCAGCCTGGCTGCAACAGCGTCTGCTACGACCACTTTTTCCCCATCTCCCACGTGCGGCTGTGGTCTCTACAGCTCATCTTGGTTTCCACCCCAGCTCTCCTCGTGGCCATGCACGTGGCTCACCAGCAgcacatagaaaagaaaatgctgcGACTCGAGGGCCATGGGGACCCGCTGCACCTGGAGGAGGTGAAGAGGCACAAGGTCCACATCTCAGGGACGCTGTGGTGGACCTATGTCATCAGTGTGGTCTTCCGGCTACTGTTTGAGGCCGCCTTCATGTACGTCTTTTATCTGCTCTACCCTGGCTACGCCATGGTGCGGCTAGTCAAGTGTGAGGCCTACCCCTGCCCCAACACAGTGGACTGCTTCGTGTCCCGCCCCACGGAGAAAACCGTCTTCACTGTCTTCATGCTGGCTGCCTCTGGCATCTGCATCATCCTCAACGTGGCCGAGGTCGTGTACCTCATCATCCGGGCCTGCGCCCGCCGGGCCCAGCGCCGCTCCAATCCGCCCTCCCGCAAGGGCTCGGGCTTCGGCCACCGCCTTTCACCTGAATACAAACAGAATGAGATCAACAAGCTGCTGAGCGAGCAGGACGGCTCCCTGAAGGACATACTGCGCCGAAGCCCCGGCACTGGGGCCGGGCTGGCTGAGAAGAGCGACCGCTGCTCGGCCTGCTGA